From a region of the Sesamum indicum cultivar Zhongzhi No. 13 linkage group LG3, S_indicum_v1.0, whole genome shotgun sequence genome:
- the LOC110011708 gene encoding uncharacterized protein LOC110011708 has product MSYPSTLLLITLLSIGFTISSAQFPVVDVPLAGVITCTNTSLAAVGTSRVVPQARVDVVCGLSQSVLRSTTTNSQGLYTFFFNRVGIPLLYNPEQCLLRVVLPPGSCVFVPPGVSITFPIIAIRSILGVLSAYIPGAPTYVVA; this is encoded by the coding sequence ATGTCCTACCCCTCAACACTTCTCCTAATAACTCTTCTTAGTATTGGATTTACAATATCTTCAGCTCAATTTCCAGTTGTTGATGTTCCTTTGGCTGGTGTTATAACTTGTACTAACACTTCCTTGGCAGCAGTCGGAACGTCCCGCGTAGTTCCACAGGCAAGAGTTGATGTTGTTTGTGGGCTTTCCCAATCAGTGCTACGATCAACAACAACCAACTCACAAGGACTTTATACCTTCTTCTTTAATCGGGTCGGAATTCCATTGTTATACAATCCAGAACAATGCTTGCTCAGGGTCGTATTACCTCCTGGCTCATGTGTATTTGTACCCCCTGGAGTTTCTATCACCTTTCCTATCATTGCCATTAGAAGCATCTTAGGTGTATTGAGCGCCTATATTCCCGGTGCACCAACCTATGTGGTGGCCTAA
- the LOC105157582 gene encoding protein TAP1: MNDNKNFQTITQVVVLMLLFAGEASASFKHCFPGCAISCLFGGHKLFCVVKCFAKCLTGEGFSSGFDYCKLGCAVDQCTPFADDFKMEDVEKVNRCVNECEIGECGLLPQQMASSSSPPR, encoded by the exons ATGAACgacaacaaaaattttcagacAATAACTCAAGTTGTGGTCTTAATGCTGTTATTTGCAGGCGAAGCCTCGGCATCTTTCAAGCATTGCTTCCCCGGTTGCGCTATCAGTTGCCTCTTCGGCGGCCACAAACTGTTTTGTGTAGTCAAATGCTTCGCCAAGTGCCTCACTGGCGAGGGCTTTTCGTCTGGGTTCGACTATTGCAAGCTCGGCTGCGCAGTTGATCAATGCACTCCTTTTGCCGATG ATTTTAAGATGGAAGATGTTGAGAAAGTGAATAGGTGTGTTAATGAGTGTGAAATTGGAGAATGTGGCCTCTTGCCCCAACAAATGGCTTCAAGCTCATCACCACCAAGATGA
- the LOC105157581 gene encoding protein TAP1-like → MSEANSSIAVMLVLMLAYAGQASASFKDCFKICALGCVISPNKPACIVKCIAKCIILPPSATGLDYCKLGCAVDQCTVFQSDSNKVDDCVTKCETGKCSLFRLETAASPVSTSPEKSSPSPSRTPAPSSTGQ, encoded by the exons ATGTCTGAAGCCAATTCAAGCATAGCTGTGATGCTGGTGTTGATGTTGGCGTACGCTGGGCAAGCATCCGCGTCTTTCAAGGACTGCTTCAAGATTTGTGCCCTCGGCTGTGTCATCTCGCCAAATAAACCGGCATGTATAGTCAAATGCATCGCAAAGTGCATTATTCTTCCGCCGAGCGCCACTGGTCTTGACTATTGCAAACTCGGCTGTGCGGTTGATCAATGCACGGTGTTCCAAAGCG ATTCGAACAAAGTGGATGATTGTGTAACTAAGTGCGAGACCGGCAAATGTAGCCTGTTCAGGCTAGAGACAGCAGCTTCTCCGGTCTCGACTTCCCCGGAGAAGTCGTCACCATCACCATCACGAACTCCAGCTCCGTCTTCAACTGGGCAATAA